A single genomic interval of Salinarchaeum sp. IM2453 harbors:
- a CDS encoding metal ABC transporter permease translates to MAVKSSQRRDLVLLGVGIPVVLAVFLVFIIWVFPPLFERFWSLMAVIFNDHWLVTSSFLQHGFTAGVLIGFTAPVVGAYLVNRQMALIGEALAHSAFGGVAIGLFIGASVPALDYPLLWALIIAALASLAIQYIAVKTDGYADVPIAIMLTGGFAVGIAVISYGVVFSATVESYLFGDILFVPFENVQLMVGLTLLVGLLVGLTHKQLKFITFDREAARLARINVWWYDTLLIVLTALVVVAAMQILGAILVAGMLVIPVAAAMQVTSSFNGSIMASVLFGQVSVIVGIVSSYYAGIATGPMIILVAISIYLMSLILRKYL, encoded by the coding sequence ATGGCGGTTAAGTCCTCTCAGCGACGAGACCTTGTGTTGTTAGGTGTTGGAATTCCCGTTGTTTTAGCTGTTTTTCTGGTATTTATTATCTGGGTATTTCCACCACTATTTGAGCGTTTTTGGAGTCTAATGGCCGTTATTTTTAATGATCACTGGCTGGTTACAAGCTCGTTCCTGCAGCATGGATTCACTGCCGGCGTGTTGATTGGATTTACTGCTCCTGTTGTGGGTGCGTATCTTGTTAATCGACAGATGGCACTGATCGGCGAAGCACTTGCTCATTCCGCGTTTGGGGGAGTGGCTATTGGCCTATTTATTGGCGCATCTGTTCCGGCGTTAGATTATCCACTGCTATGGGCACTGATAATCGCCGCGCTTGCATCATTGGCGATCCAGTATATTGCCGTCAAGACAGATGGATATGCTGACGTGCCAATTGCAATCATGCTTACAGGCGGGTTTGCTGTTGGGATTGCCGTAATCTCATATGGGGTTGTGTTTAGCGCGACCGTTGAGAGTTATCTGTTTGGAGATATTCTGTTTGTTCCATTCGAGAATGTCCAGCTCATGGTTGGACTGACACTGCTTGTTGGGCTTCTTGTCGGCCTGACCCATAAGCAACTCAAGTTTATTACCTTCGACAGAGAAGCAGCTCGTCTGGCTCGGATCAACGTTTGGTGGTACGATACACTACTAATTGTGTTAACTGCACTTGTAGTTGTAGCAGCAATGCAGATTCTTGGAGCGATTCTCGTTGCCGGGATGCTTGTTATTCCAGTTGCAGCGGCGATGCAAGTAACTAGTAGCTTTAATGGAAGTATAATGGCCTCAGTTTTGTTTGGACAAGTTTCTGTGATTGTTGGCATTGTAAGTTCGTATTATGCAGGAATTGCAACCGGTCCAATGATTATTCTGGTTGCAATCTCGATTTATTTGATGTCGCTTATATTACGTAAATACCTATAG
- a CDS encoding SOS response-associated peptidase: MCGRTSLFIDQNELEDRFDATIVADGGYIPRYNIAPGDDLYVITNESSDEIVQRRWGLIPFWANGPDNGIINARSETVHKKSVFDQAWESNPCLVLSSGFYEWKTFDNGQKQPYRVYRSGESAFAMAGLWDVWENDGRSIRTVTILTTEANSFMSSLHDRMPVILPREAESTWLSSNPDVRQELCQPYPANDLDAYEISTQVNNPSNDHEQIIEPLSHEQSGLSDFQ, encoded by the coding sequence ATGTGTGGACGGACGTCTCTGTTCATCGACCAAAATGAACTTGAGGATCGGTTTGATGCGACTATCGTCGCAGATGGTGGCTATATACCGCGATACAACATCGCTCCTGGTGATGATTTATATGTTATCACAAATGAATCATCTGATGAAATCGTCCAACGTCGCTGGGGTTTAATTCCGTTTTGGGCAAATGGCCCCGACAACGGCATAATCAACGCTCGTTCTGAGACTGTGCACAAAAAATCTGTATTCGACCAGGCATGGGAGTCAAATCCTTGTCTTGTCCTATCATCTGGTTTTTACGAGTGGAAAACATTCGATAATGGGCAAAAACAACCGTACAGGGTTTATCGATCCGGTGAATCAGCCTTTGCAATGGCTGGCCTTTGGGATGTCTGGGAAAACGACGGACGATCTATTCGGACTGTTACGATCTTAACCACCGAAGCAAATAGCTTTATGAGTTCACTTCACGATCGGATGCCTGTTATACTCCCACGCGAGGCAGAATCAACGTGGCTTTCCAGCAATCCAGATGTGCGACAGGAACTGTGCCAACCGTATCCTGCCAACGATCTGGACGCATATGAAATATCAACACAAGTCAACAATCCCAGCAATGATCACGAACAAATTATCGAGCCGCTTAGTCACGAACAGTCAGGTCTCAGTGATTTTCAATAA
- a CDS encoding class II fumarate hydratase — MNNDETRTEEDSLGKMDVPADAYWGAQTQRAVENFPISDQTFGRRFIRALGVVKKAAAQANRDLECIPEDKAMCIIDAADEVIAGNHDDQFPVDIFQTGSGTSSNMNANEVIANRATELYGGDLGSREIHPNDHVNYGQSSNDVIPTAMHVATIEALEKDLQPALETLTEALEQKADEFDAVVKTGRTHLQDATPVRLGQEFAGYATQVQKGKERVNTAKEQVSELALGGTATGTGLNTHEEFPERAAEYISKEIGIPVYEAENHFEAQAAHDAMGDVHGTLRTIAGSLNKIANDLRLLASGPRNGIGEIDQPENQPGSSIMPGKINPVVAEAVNQVHKQVVGNDAAVSAGAARGEIDLNLYKPVIAHNTLNSINLLTNSSIAFAEKFIQKLKANREQCQKQVEQSMALATALNPAIGYDKASEVAKTALKEGKTVREVAIEKGYLTEQEADDVLDPAAMTTPGILGDN; from the coding sequence ATGAACAATGATGAAACACGAACCGAAGAGGACAGCTTAGGGAAGATGGATGTCCCAGCAGATGCATACTGGGGAGCACAGACCCAACGAGCGGTGGAAAATTTCCCTATTTCAGACCAAACGTTTGGTCGTCGATTTATTCGGGCACTCGGAGTTGTCAAAAAAGCAGCTGCACAGGCAAATCGCGATCTTGAATGTATTCCAGAGGATAAGGCGATGTGTATTATTGATGCAGCTGATGAGGTAATTGCTGGAAACCATGATGATCAGTTTCCGGTTGATATTTTTCAGACAGGATCAGGAACCTCATCGAACATGAACGCAAATGAGGTTATCGCAAATCGGGCAACCGAGCTGTATGGTGGTGACCTTGGGTCCCGTGAGATTCATCCGAATGATCATGTGAACTATGGACAATCATCAAATGATGTAATCCCCACAGCAATGCATGTTGCTACTATCGAGGCACTTGAAAAAGATCTACAGCCGGCACTAGAGACACTCACCGAAGCGCTTGAGCAAAAAGCAGATGAGTTTGATGCTGTCGTGAAAACAGGTCGAACACACCTACAGGACGCGACCCCTGTTCGGCTTGGGCAGGAATTCGCTGGGTATGCAACACAGGTTCAGAAGGGCAAAGAACGGGTCAACACTGCAAAAGAACAGGTATCTGAACTTGCACTCGGAGGAACTGCAACGGGAACAGGGTTAAATACCCACGAAGAATTCCCAGAGCGTGCAGCAGAGTATATCAGCAAGGAGATCGGTATCCCAGTGTACGAAGCGGAAAATCATTTTGAAGCACAGGCTGCACACGACGCGATGGGAGACGTCCACGGAACATTGCGAACAATTGCTGGTTCACTCAATAAGATTGCAAATGACCTTCGGCTGCTAGCGTCTGGGCCACGAAACGGGATCGGAGAAATTGATCAGCCGGAAAATCAGCCTGGTTCCTCAATTATGCCTGGAAAAATTAACCCGGTAGTTGCGGAGGCCGTTAATCAGGTCCACAAGCAGGTTGTTGGAAATGATGCTGCAGTATCTGCAGGTGCGGCTCGAGGAGAAATTGATCTGAACCTATACAAGCCAGTAATAGCACACAATACACTGAATTCAATTAATCTACTAACAAATTCGAGCATCGCGTTTGCTGAGAAGTTTATACAGAAACTTAAGGCAAACAGAGAGCAGTGTCAAAAACAAGTTGAGCAGTCGATGGCACTGGCAACAGCGCTAAATCCAGCCATTGGATACGATAAAGCCAGTGAAGTTGCTAAAACGGCCCTGAAAGAAGGGAAGACAGTTCGAGAGGTTGCAATTGAGAAAGGATATCTTACCGAGCAGGAAGCAGACGACGTGCTTGACCCAGCCGCGATGACAACGCCCGGAATCCTCGGTGATAACTGA
- a CDS encoding metal ABC transporter ATP-binding protein, whose protein sequence is MEPPAVSVEDVSFAYGEQSVVQDVSLSIDQGEFLGLVGPNGSGKTTLLKIMLGLQSPDSGGVELYGTPATKFSDGERLGYVSQHSTEADSRMPVTVREVVEMGRYVHAGLRRLDEEDHQVIDDALATVGMETYADRRIGNLSGGQRQRAYIARALASQADLLALDEPTVGIDTETVDQFYDLLADLNDNGITVILIEHDIEAVSKYADTMACIDTELYAYDKTRDFLTSGVLEEVFSSAKAANLHTGGD, encoded by the coding sequence ATGGAGCCACCAGCGGTCTCTGTAGAGGATGTTAGTTTTGCGTATGGGGAACAGTCGGTTGTACAGGATGTGTCTCTATCGATTGATCAAGGTGAATTTCTTGGACTTGTTGGTCCAAATGGCTCTGGAAAAACAACGCTTTTAAAGATCATGCTTGGATTGCAGAGCCCTGATTCGGGGGGTGTTGAGTTATACGGAACACCGGCAACAAAATTTTCGGATGGGGAACGACTGGGATATGTCTCACAACACTCGACAGAGGCAGATTCAAGGATGCCAGTAACAGTGCGTGAAGTCGTTGAAATGGGGCGGTATGTACATGCAGGACTACGACGGCTGGATGAGGAAGATCATCAGGTGATCGATGACGCACTTGCTACAGTTGGCATGGAGACATATGCTGATCGACGGATTGGTAATCTTTCTGGAGGACAACGTCAGCGGGCATATATTGCTCGTGCCCTCGCTTCGCAGGCCGATCTCCTCGCTCTTGATGAACCGACTGTCGGGATTGATACTGAGACCGTTGATCAGTTCTATGATCTCCTTGCTGATCTTAACGACAATGGTATCACAGTTATTCTGATTGAGCATGACATTGAGGCCGTAAGTAAGTATGCTGACACAATGGCCTGCATAGATACGGAGTTGTATGCCTACGATAAAACACGAGACTTTCTCACTAGTGGCGTACTGGAAGAGGTGTTTAGCTCGGCTAAAGCAGCTAATCTACATACAGGAGGTGATTAG
- a CDS encoding histidine phosphatase family protein yields the protein MPQFYLTRHGQTDWNRDNRIQGWAYTSINNTGQNQAHTLRKHLQQLSATPDTIYSSDLPRARETTNILTEQGTLGNTSVTYHSDLRERNFGVYQGFNSDGFFERYPQYSIFDNGDLAAEKVPENGESYASFDTRVQHVWTDICERHSDTDKTILIVTHGGVITLIVGKILGYNYETSIKQIDISNCSLTKIVDTGTQKDIDYVSKDSFLS from the coding sequence ATGCCACAATTTTATCTAACCCGCCACGGACAAACAGATTGGAATCGAGATAATCGAATCCAGGGATGGGCGTATACATCTATCAATAACACTGGTCAGAACCAGGCACACACTCTGAGAAAACATCTCCAACAACTATCTGCGACTCCGGATACGATATATAGCTCTGATCTCCCCAGAGCGAGAGAAACTACAAATATCCTCACCGAGCAAGGGACCCTTGGAAACACGTCAGTCACATATCATAGTGACCTTAGAGAACGAAACTTCGGGGTCTATCAAGGGTTCAACAGTGACGGGTTTTTTGAGCGCTATCCTCAATACTCGATCTTTGATAATGGGGATCTGGCTGCGGAAAAAGTTCCAGAAAACGGGGAAAGCTACGCGTCATTTGACACTCGGGTACAACATGTGTGGACGGATATCTGCGAGCGGCATAGCGATACTGATAAAACTATATTAATTGTCACTCATGGAGGGGTGATCACTCTGATTGTTGGGAAAATATTGGGATACAATTATGAGACGAGCATCAAACAGATAGATATATCAAATTGTTCACTCACAAAGATTGTTGACACAGGGACCCAAAAAGACATTGACTATGTATCCAAAGATAGCTTCCTCTCTTGA
- a CDS encoding DNA-3-methyladenine glycosylase produces MERGEISVSELSGGIDLTTTLESGQTYLWRRSDGEMYQEPPSEGCWYSTVHDEEVIRIRQQDDILEWQGTDDVVPQIKELLRLEDDLPAILRTAPEDSLINTALEYATGLRIVNDAAFGSTISFICSAQMRVSRIHRMVSALAETYGSEYTLNGETYYAFPTPEQLASASVNELRDLKLGYRAPYVKETAQMVADDVAHPAKAETMSYESARSYLTQFTGVGDKVADCVLLFSLGFLEAVPLDTWIRTAIEDHYPACATGSYASTSQAIREQFGGTYAGYIQTYVFHYLRNNG; encoded by the coding sequence ATGGAACGTGGCGAAATTTCAGTGTCGGAGCTTTCTGGCGGGATTGATCTGACAACGACATTAGAAAGCGGTCAAACGTATCTTTGGCGTCGGTCTGACGGAGAGATGTATCAAGAACCACCGTCTGAGGGATGCTGGTATTCAACAGTACATGATGAAGAAGTTATTCGAATTCGACAGCAAGACGACATACTTGAGTGGCAGGGTACCGACGACGTAGTTCCACAAATTAAGGAGCTCTTACGACTGGAGGATGATCTCCCAGCAATCTTGCGGACAGCTCCCGAGGATTCATTAATCAACACCGCACTGGAGTATGCAACAGGATTACGGATCGTTAATGATGCGGCATTTGGGTCAACAATCTCGTTTATTTGTTCTGCACAGATGCGTGTATCACGTATTCATCGGATGGTATCAGCACTTGCCGAAACGTATGGGAGCGAATATACGCTAAATGGTGAGACATACTACGCATTTCCAACTCCGGAGCAGCTTGCATCGGCGTCAGTTAACGAACTTCGAGACCTCAAGCTGGGATACCGTGCACCATATGTAAAAGAAACTGCACAGATGGTAGCAGACGACGTTGCACATCCAGCGAAAGCCGAAACAATGTCGTATGAGTCCGCACGGTCATACCTGACCCAGTTTACGGGAGTTGGAGATAAGGTCGCAGATTGTGTGCTTTTGTTCTCCCTTGGATTTTTGGAAGCGGTGCCACTTGACACGTGGATTCGAACAGCAATCGAGGATCACTATCCAGCGTGTGCAACTGGCAGCTATGCATCGACATCACAGGCAATTCGAGAACAGTTTGGTGGAACCTATGCAGGATATATTCAGACGTACGTATTCCATTATCTCCGGAACAACGGATAG
- a CDS encoding SDR family oxidoreductase, with amino-acid sequence MKTLVTGAAGGIGTQIVRRLRGKRDLIVVDRDRDALDQLPDDVDTRAVDLTDEQTIQEELSEEQVETLISAVGWYELAAIEDCSPSSFEKHLATNLTAVHTPIYATLPTIRKHSGNIVILGSVVGRVSLPYHGGYSASKAGLAGYTDTLRREVASKGVDVSLIEPGPIRTGFNERATGSLNNMSGSAYAEDYYHFRSYSPTSVSVDTVVDYIIAAIEADRPKARYRIGRRARWLPWLQTILPTRVFDRVVRSGLPGGLLHKLIDR; translated from the coding sequence ATGAAAACTCTTGTTACCGGCGCAGCCGGTGGCATTGGGACCCAAATCGTACGGCGTCTTCGCGGTAAACGCGACCTAATCGTTGTCGACCGTGATCGTGATGCGCTAGATCAACTTCCTGATGATGTTGATACTCGTGCAGTTGATCTTACAGATGAACAGACTATTCAGGAAGAGTTATCAGAGGAGCAAGTAGAAACACTCATTTCGGCAGTCGGCTGGTATGAACTTGCAGCGATTGAAGACTGCTCACCATCATCATTTGAAAAACACCTTGCTACAAATCTCACTGCGGTTCATACGCCGATTTATGCAACGTTACCAACAATCAGGAAGCATAGTGGTAATATTGTTATCCTTGGTTCGGTTGTTGGCCGTGTTTCGCTCCCGTATCATGGTGGCTACAGTGCATCAAAAGCAGGCCTAGCCGGATATACTGACACGTTACGCAGGGAAGTTGCTTCAAAAGGCGTTGATGTCTCGCTTATTGAACCCGGTCCCATTCGAACGGGATTTAATGAACGTGCCACTGGTTCGCTCAACAACATGTCGGGCAGCGCCTATGCTGAAGATTATTATCATTTCAGGTCCTATAGTCCCACTTCTGTTTCTGTTGACACTGTCGTTGATTATATCATAGCAGCAATCGAAGCTGATCGACCCAAAGCCCGATACCGTATAGGACGCCGCGCCCGCTGGTTGCCATGGCTTCAAACAATACTACCAACTCGAGTGTTTGATCGTGTTGTACGATCTGGTCTTCCCGGAGGTCTGCTGCACAAACTGATTGACCGATAA
- a CDS encoding FGGY family carbohydrate kinase yields the protein MTDILLAVDAGTSQIKAVAFDIKGEQQAVSSLSVKTLRPQAGHVEQDMAVVWKQTATAIRRVIDRLPEAATVNGLAITGQGDGLWAIDSNGEPVQNAILWSDSRAASLISEWKDDGTLDVIRRQCGSIPYPGMSFPLLAWLSKERPDVYGQIETILSAKDWITYQLTGVQTIDQSEATVPYLDWETEVYGTEIFEHVNLPNAASYLPTLSSPTAIVGEVSAEAAKTTGLSQGLAVVSGPFDAPAAVFGNGAVTTSDQSRLGHH from the coding sequence ATGACAGATATTCTTCTTGCAGTGGACGCTGGCACATCACAGATCAAGGCTGTTGCGTTTGATATAAAAGGTGAGCAGCAAGCGGTAAGCAGCCTATCGGTCAAAACACTTCGACCTCAAGCTGGTCATGTCGAGCAGGATATGGCAGTTGTTTGGAAGCAGACAGCAACAGCGATTCGGCGAGTTATAGATAGACTTCCAGAAGCAGCTACAGTAAATGGGCTTGCAATTACGGGACAAGGTGACGGATTATGGGCTATTGATTCAAATGGGGAGCCAGTTCAGAATGCGATTTTGTGGTCGGATAGTCGTGCGGCTTCATTGATTTCAGAATGGAAAGATGACGGCACACTCGATGTTATTCGCAGACAGTGTGGTTCAATACCATATCCTGGGATGAGTTTTCCGTTGCTTGCATGGCTCTCTAAGGAACGTCCAGATGTATATGGACAGATCGAGACAATTCTATCGGCAAAAGATTGGATTACATACCAGCTGACCGGGGTGCAAACGATTGATCAAAGTGAAGCAACAGTTCCATATCTTGATTGGGAAACAGAGGTGTACGGAACAGAAATTTTTGAGCATGTAAATCTCCCAAACGCAGCATCATATTTGCCAACACTTTCCTCCCCGACAGCGATTGTTGGAGAAGTTTCTGCAGAAGCTGCCAAGACAACTGGACTTTCTCAAGGCCTCGCCGTTGTATCAGGGCCATTTGACGCCCCAGCTGCAGTCTTCGGTAATGGGGCTGTAACAACATCGGATCAGTCACGCTTGGGACATCACTGA
- a CDS encoding MBL fold metallo-hydrolase, protein MRFTVLGSGGNSPIPMPTCDCHICTEAREKGEPYARRGNSVFVHDENILIDTPELIWYSLNRESISTVDSIFITHFHADHTHGLRALQSIGGEQPPMSTFVGDVPTLYMSTATYERAIKASEFFELLTDQWADIELLDENETISLGNLDVTHIVAPEFEDGANVISGFLFESGNQTAFVSPDETRHFDLTQLPDLDLWVKECGYFSETPEGEPLVTDTAEQGILQHELTFQKSLDQIRTVTPERAVLTELEEFYRRSYDDYQHLEERYDNLNLEFAYDGMNIEI, encoded by the coding sequence ATGCGCTTTACAGTTCTTGGATCTGGAGGGAATAGTCCGATACCAATGCCGACATGTGATTGTCATATCTGTACGGAAGCGCGAGAAAAAGGAGAACCCTATGCTAGACGCGGAAACTCAGTGTTTGTTCACGATGAAAACATTCTCATTGACACCCCGGAGCTTATCTGGTATTCGCTAAACCGTGAGAGCATCTCAACGGTTGATTCTATATTTATTACACACTTCCACGCGGATCATACACACGGACTCCGGGCACTACAGTCGATCGGTGGCGAACAACCACCCATGAGCACGTTTGTTGGGGATGTCCCAACGCTATATATGAGTACTGCAACATATGAGCGAGCAATTAAAGCAAGTGAATTTTTTGAGCTATTAACTGACCAGTGGGCCGACATCGAATTACTTGACGAAAATGAGACTATTTCGCTTGGGAACCTAGATGTCACACACATCGTTGCTCCCGAGTTCGAAGATGGTGCGAACGTGATCTCTGGATTCTTGTTTGAATCAGGCAATCAAACGGCATTTGTTTCTCCTGACGAAACACGACATTTTGATCTTACACAATTGCCTGATCTTGATCTCTGGGTTAAGGAGTGTGGATACTTCTCTGAAACGCCTGAAGGAGAGCCACTTGTGACCGACACAGCAGAGCAAGGCATATTGCAACATGAGTTAACCTTCCAGAAGTCCCTTGATCAAATTCGCACTGTTACACCTGAACGGGCCGTCCTTACCGAGCTTGAAGAATTCTACCGGCGGAGTTATGATGATTATCAACACCTTGAAGAACGATACGATAATCTCAACTTAGAATTCGCATACGATGGAATGAATATCGAAATATAA
- a CDS encoding carotenoid oxygenase family protein: MNANSAPVGFRSATQEYKNVELPVEGNIPDWLSGSLIRNGPGLFKYGDTRVNHWFDGLAMLRRYHFASGTIKYSNRFIQSESYATRKDGPSGQFATNNAVADAKAWIKSLGPPEPTDNTNVHVLPVGDYYIALTETPRQLIFDPVTLETKGELRWEDDITEHIATAHHTIDPATGEAIGFGIEFGMQSKYHVYQIVPETGHRQRIGTVPTQRPSYIHDCAVTSQYVILVESPLVIQFLRALLPWGEGLLDALSYDEDADTRFLVIDRDTGELVADPIADQFFTLHHINAYDDNERIVIDLVAFEDAAIIDSLQIPNLTDDGFDGAPTGEFRRYKLPISGDKSINWSRKFVGGLELPTVPMSVRTRPYRYAYAQATDRRNANGIVKIDVKTGRSVEWWEPEIYIEEPRMIQHPDGSHEDEGVVIASAVDTANEEGLLLVFDAETLTMLAKAKVPEVPPFGFHGRFIRQ, encoded by the coding sequence ATGAATGCTAATTCCGCGCCTGTTGGATTTCGATCAGCTACACAGGAATACAAAAACGTCGAGCTACCGGTGGAAGGCAATATTCCGGATTGGCTTTCAGGTTCACTGATCAGAAATGGACCAGGCCTGTTTAAATACGGTGACACCCGTGTTAATCACTGGTTTGATGGATTAGCGATGCTTCGTCGGTATCACTTTGCAAGTGGAACGATCAAATATTCAAACCGATTTATTCAGTCAGAATCATACGCCACCAGAAAAGACGGGCCAAGCGGACAATTTGCCACAAATAACGCTGTCGCGGATGCAAAAGCATGGATTAAGTCACTAGGTCCGCCCGAACCGACAGACAACACAAATGTTCATGTGTTGCCAGTCGGGGATTACTACATTGCATTGACTGAAACGCCACGACAGTTAATTTTCGATCCCGTAACGCTTGAGACTAAAGGAGAACTTCGATGGGAGGATGACATTACTGAGCACATTGCAACAGCCCACCACACGATTGATCCAGCAACAGGTGAAGCAATCGGCTTTGGGATTGAGTTCGGAATGCAGTCAAAATATCACGTGTATCAAATTGTTCCAGAAACAGGTCATCGGCAGCGAATTGGAACAGTCCCAACACAGCGGCCATCCTACATCCATGATTGTGCTGTCACCAGTCAATATGTGATTCTTGTCGAGAGTCCACTCGTGATCCAGTTTCTTCGAGCATTATTACCATGGGGAGAAGGACTACTTGATGCTCTATCATACGATGAAGACGCTGATACCCGATTTTTAGTCATTGACCGGGATACTGGTGAATTGGTCGCTGACCCGATAGCAGATCAGTTTTTCACACTTCACCATATCAATGCTTACGACGACAATGAGCGCATCGTTATCGATCTAGTCGCCTTCGAGGATGCAGCAATTATCGATTCACTACAAATACCTAATCTGACTGATGATGGGTTTGATGGAGCGCCGACTGGCGAATTTCGACGGTATAAACTACCAATTAGCGGAGACAAGTCCATCAATTGGTCCCGGAAATTTGTAGGCGGACTGGAGTTACCAACTGTCCCTATGTCAGTTCGGACCCGTCCATATCGATACGCCTATGCGCAGGCAACTGATCGACGTAATGCGAACGGCATCGTGAAAATTGACGTAAAGACGGGGCGCTCAGTTGAGTGGTGGGAACCAGAAATATACATCGAGGAGCCACGCATGATTCAGCATCCAGATGGAAGTCACGAGGATGAAGGTGTTGTAATTGCTTCAGCGGTTGATACAGCAAATGAAGAGGGCTTATTGTTAGTGTTCGACGCAGAAACACTCACCATGTTAGCCAAGGCAAAAGTACCAGAGGTACCTCCATTTGGGTTCCATGGGCGATTTATCAGACAATAG
- a CDS encoding FGGY-family carbohydrate kinase: protein MLINNPMPEGQGVKMALGVNDLWTAAIGSNAGTQSLEWAAKTIAGIESIAGLESIATEAPPGCQGVMYHPYLSTSGERGPFTDPAARAQFIGLTPEHKRQHIARAVYEGLSFTVRDCLEHLPEEISSIRASGGGTKSELWCQLLADCTGKPVSIPAVSNSSAMGAAMMLAIALDEYPSLDVAADQMLSVKQRYRPRSDPSQQYERLYQLFVELRKDFSSVWKRRMQAYQDIRKCKE, encoded by the coding sequence ATGCTGATTAACAACCCGATGCCCGAGGGTCAAGGAGTTAAGATGGCACTTGGAGTTAATGACCTATGGACAGCCGCAATCGGATCAAACGCCGGAACACAGAGCCTAGAGTGGGCAGCCAAAACAATCGCTGGTATCGAGTCAATAGCTGGGCTTGAGTCGATTGCTACAGAGGCCCCTCCCGGCTGCCAAGGAGTAATGTATCATCCGTATCTCAGTACCTCTGGTGAACGAGGGCCGTTCACAGATCCTGCTGCCCGGGCTCAGTTTATTGGGCTGACACCCGAACATAAGAGACAGCATATTGCCCGAGCAGTATATGAAGGCCTGTCATTTACTGTTCGGGATTGTCTTGAACACTTACCAGAAGAGATAAGCTCAATAAGGGCCAGTGGTGGCGGAACGAAATCTGAATTATGGTGCCAGCTTCTGGCTGATTGCACAGGAAAGCCAGTTTCTATTCCTGCGGTTTCCAACAGTAGTGCGATGGGTGCAGCAATGATGCTCGCAATAGCACTTGATGAGTACCCGTCACTGGATGTTGCAGCTGATCAAATGCTCTCAGTCAAGCAGAGATATCGGCCACGAAGTGATCCAAGCCAGCAGTACGAAAGGCTTTACCAGTTGTTTGTAGAGTTACGCAAGGATTTTTCATCGGTCTGGAAGCGTCGCATGCAGGCGTACCAAGACATTCGTAAGTGCAAGGAATGA
- a CDS encoding VOC family protein — protein MAILHFCLNVADAEQAATWYTEELGFERSWEFTTEDGDTRNVYVADENGVELQLSETDGVTPEQSGELFDHFAVHVENIDQAFEEINNHGVQKEPGDQPAAGARTAFILDPDGHPVELIEPLE, from the coding sequence ATGGCAATTTTGCATTTCTGCTTAAATGTTGCCGATGCTGAGCAGGCTGCGACGTGGTACACTGAAGAACTGGGATTCGAACGATCATGGGAGTTTACAACTGAAGATGGTGACACAAGAAACGTGTATGTTGCTGATGAGAATGGTGTTGAGCTACAACTTTCCGAAACTGACGGTGTAACTCCAGAACAGTCGGGTGAGCTATTTGATCATTTTGCAGTTCATGTCGAAAACATTGATCAGGCGTTTGAGGAAATCAATAACCATGGAGTACAAAAGGAACCCGGAGATCAGCCAGCTGCTGGAGCCCGCACTGCCTTCATTCTGGATCCAGATGGCCATCCGGTTGAACTCATTGAACCACTGGAATAG